From Geomonas agri, one genomic window encodes:
- a CDS encoding AMP-binding protein, whose translation MRTLVDLFHSFAQWGDKTALVNRTGVRRFAVSYRELSVLSLKMAALLAQHGVEPGDRVLLWGPNSSWWGVAYWGIIMRGAIAVPVDFMSDRGRAESILKLTQAKVVLQSRFKPERLQVDNSLLLEDLKYLLEDVVPYPDVVHPAPDDIAQLIYTSGTTGNPKGVILTHKNLVANILQINQQVPIITPEFSFLSLLPLSHMFEQMGGFFTPLYRGGAVIYPRTLKPSAIMEALGEEDVYVVMSVPRLMQLLKTTIERELTEKHLSGVFAALANFGAGLSKPARKKLFFPVQKKFGAHFTVFVSGGAPLDPDVFRFWDSMGFTVLEGYGLSECAPVLCVNTIDKQVAGSVGPPLPGVELRLDGKEVVVRGDNVFPGYYQNEEATRGAFTTDGWFKTGDLGEIGPDGWLTIKGREKELIVTGGGVNVYPDELEAVLNKVPGVKESCVIGLDRGAGEEVHAVLLLDESGVKPDEILARANAQLDTMHQITGYTIWREPEFPKTTTLKIKKFQVKEQVKQGAAAGGAGATQDHLVNLLAKVTGADPGTINEDSLLVADLGLTSIGRLELVNYLEQEFRLDIEDSQIGPQTRVSEVRRIIARREKGRRRGHYRFWTNTAPVRALRMLGDAILNYPLFRLFVKLEVRGRENVEHLNGPVIFIANHLGYFDQPSLMFALPREVRYRTATAAWEEFFFGDYHGLELWWRLAAYQYGTLFLNLFPLPQTSGFSTAVKYMGKLTDCGLNTLIFPEGGHSHDGAMQDFQLGLGIIAKELEIPIVPVKIVGTDKILPPKTTAIPNRGTVTVSFGKPLHFRFEEAAEIVARAQAAVAEIQ comes from the coding sequence ATGCGGACACTGGTTGATCTATTCCATAGTTTTGCGCAGTGGGGTGACAAAACCGCCTTGGTGAACCGTACCGGCGTACGTCGCTTCGCTGTCTCATATCGGGAACTTTCGGTTCTTTCCCTCAAAATGGCCGCGCTGCTGGCACAGCACGGCGTGGAGCCGGGGGACCGCGTCCTCCTATGGGGACCGAACTCGTCCTGGTGGGGTGTGGCCTACTGGGGCATCATCATGCGCGGCGCCATTGCGGTGCCCGTCGACTTCATGTCCGACCGCGGCCGCGCCGAGTCGATCCTGAAGCTGACCCAGGCCAAGGTGGTGCTGCAAAGCCGCTTCAAGCCGGAGCGGCTCCAGGTCGACAACTCCCTGCTTCTGGAGGATCTGAAGTACCTTCTGGAAGACGTGGTGCCTTACCCGGACGTGGTACATCCCGCGCCCGACGACATCGCCCAGCTCATCTACACCTCGGGGACCACCGGCAACCCGAAAGGGGTGATCCTGACCCACAAGAACCTGGTGGCCAACATCCTGCAGATCAACCAGCAGGTTCCCATCATCACCCCCGAGTTCTCCTTCCTCTCGCTGCTGCCGCTGTCGCACATGTTTGAGCAGATGGGGGGCTTCTTCACCCCGCTGTACCGCGGAGGCGCCGTCATTTATCCGCGCACGCTGAAGCCTTCCGCTATCATGGAGGCCTTGGGCGAGGAAGACGTCTACGTCGTCATGTCCGTGCCGCGCCTGATGCAGCTTTTGAAGACCACCATTGAGCGCGAACTGACCGAGAAGCACCTCTCCGGCGTCTTCGCCGCGTTGGCCAATTTCGGGGCGGGGCTCTCCAAGCCGGCAAGGAAGAAGCTCTTCTTCCCGGTGCAGAAAAAGTTCGGCGCCCACTTCACCGTTTTCGTTTCTGGCGGTGCCCCGCTTGACCCCGATGTGTTCCGCTTCTGGGACAGCATGGGATTCACCGTTCTCGAGGGATACGGGCTTTCCGAGTGCGCGCCGGTGCTCTGCGTCAACACCATTGACAAGCAGGTCGCGGGCTCGGTGGGGCCGCCGCTTCCCGGTGTCGAGCTTCGGCTGGACGGCAAGGAGGTGGTGGTCAGGGGGGACAACGTCTTTCCGGGCTACTACCAGAACGAGGAGGCCACCCGGGGCGCCTTCACCACTGACGGCTGGTTCAAGACCGGCGACCTGGGCGAAATCGGGCCGGACGGCTGGCTCACCATTAAGGGACGCGAGAAGGAGTTGATCGTCACCGGCGGTGGGGTAAACGTCTACCCCGACGAGCTGGAGGCAGTGCTCAACAAGGTCCCCGGCGTCAAGGAGTCCTGCGTCATCGGTCTCGACCGTGGCGCGGGGGAAGAGGTGCACGCGGTCCTCTTGCTTGACGAAAGCGGCGTGAAGCCGGACGAGATCCTCGCCCGCGCTAACGCCCAATTGGACACCATGCACCAGATCACCGGCTACACCATCTGGCGCGAGCCTGAGTTCCCCAAGACCACCACGCTCAAGATCAAGAAGTTCCAGGTCAAGGAGCAAGTGAAGCAGGGCGCCGCCGCGGGGGGCGCCGGGGCCACCCAGGACCACCTGGTGAACCTCCTGGCCAAGGTGACTGGCGCCGACCCGGGCACGATCAATGAGGACTCGCTCCTGGTCGCCGACCTTGGGCTCACCTCCATCGGGCGACTGGAACTGGTCAACTACCTGGAGCAGGAATTCCGCCTCGATATCGAGGACTCCCAGATCGGGCCGCAAACCAGGGTCTCCGAGGTGCGCCGCATCATCGCCCGACGCGAGAAGGGGCGTCGGCGCGGCCACTACCGCTTCTGGACCAACACGGCGCCGGTGCGCGCGCTGCGCATGCTCGGTGACGCGATCCTGAACTACCCCCTGTTCCGGCTCTTCGTGAAACTGGAGGTGCGCGGACGCGAGAACGTCGAGCACTTGAACGGGCCAGTGATCTTCATCGCCAACCACCTGGGGTACTTCGACCAGCCCTCGCTGATGTTCGCGCTCCCCAGGGAGGTCCGCTACCGCACCGCGACCGCCGCCTGGGAAGAGTTCTTCTTCGGCGACTACCACGGCCTGGAACTCTGGTGGCGCCTGGCAGCGTACCAGTACGGGACCCTGTTCCTGAACCTGTTCCCGCTGCCGCAGACCAGCGGCTTCTCCACCGCCGTAAAGTACATGGGGAAACTCACAGACTGCGGGCTGAACACGCTGATCTTCCCCGAGGGGGGGCACTCGCACGACGGCGCCATGCAGGACTTCCAGCTTGGCCTGGGCATCATCGCCAAGGAGTTGGAGATCCCCATCGTGCCAGTGAAAATCGTGGGGACGGACAAGATCCTCCCCCCGAAAACGACCGCCATCCCCAACCGGGGTACGGTGACGGTCAGCTTCGGGAAACCGCTGCACTTCCGGTTCGAGGAAGCAGCCGAGATCGTCGCGCGGGCGCAGGCCGCAGTAGCTGAAATTCAATGA
- a CDS encoding molecular chaperone DnaJ — protein sequence MTAHYQQRSTEEIELDQKRAELAYLRARHAEAAAVLHQLREEIAGFERSYQQTLGRCMAELERLEEQIERLSGSYVPPEADDVEEATCRRDEDDASDGQTYQRGRSFRGEGQARGRVWKADEGDIKTLYREVAKAIHPDLAGEGAGSLRHELMLKANKAYAEEDHRTLREILRNWRRHFPEQAEQSDLRAELARLKKQIAVEIEAIREINEQVEQLRGSYVHRFKLRVDESAAAGSDLFADLVAAAEINIARAQRRLAALQGEKGRVRTHGATKRSRVVAFANDLTCGTLYLRDLSSTSFNAWKKAGPAIGPVQVYLDQALRLDVKEGASLKLKSLQVLSPEDLQALFLYDVCDADLDSIVHLSGLEELYLCGPELTDSALLSISTLANLKRIYLYQTRISDRGLVYLQGMQGLQGLTSSGNSITDEGLAVFQQAIPGVKTVSFKWKR from the coding sequence ATGACTGCACACTATCAACAAAGGTCCACCGAGGAAATTGAACTCGACCAGAAACGCGCCGAGCTGGCCTACCTGCGCGCCCGGCATGCCGAGGCCGCCGCAGTGCTACACCAGTTGCGCGAGGAGATTGCCGGCTTCGAGAGAAGTTACCAGCAGACGCTGGGGCGGTGCATGGCCGAATTGGAGAGGTTGGAGGAGCAAATTGAACGCCTTTCCGGTAGTTATGTCCCCCCCGAGGCGGATGACGTCGAGGAAGCGACCTGCCGGCGTGACGAAGACGATGCCAGCGATGGCCAGACCTATCAGCGCGGCAGGTCGTTTCGGGGCGAGGGACAGGCACGGGGGCGGGTCTGGAAAGCCGACGAGGGCGACATCAAGACCCTCTATCGAGAGGTAGCCAAGGCCATCCATCCTGACCTCGCCGGGGAGGGCGCCGGCTCGCTGCGGCACGAGCTGATGCTGAAGGCGAACAAGGCCTATGCCGAGGAGGACCACCGCACCCTGCGCGAGATCCTCAGGAACTGGCGGCGGCATTTCCCGGAACAGGCGGAGCAGAGCGATCTGAGGGCCGAACTGGCGCGGCTCAAAAAGCAGATAGCTGTGGAGATCGAGGCAATCCGGGAGATCAACGAGCAGGTCGAGCAGTTGCGCGGCAGCTATGTGCATCGTTTCAAGCTGCGCGTCGATGAAAGCGCAGCGGCCGGTAGCGATCTTTTCGCCGACCTGGTAGCTGCAGCCGAGATAAACATCGCCCGGGCCCAGCGGCGCCTGGCGGCCTTGCAGGGGGAGAAAGGCCGGGTGCGGACGCACGGTGCCACCAAGCGCAGCCGCGTGGTAGCTTTCGCCAACGACCTGACCTGCGGTACCCTGTATCTTCGCGACCTTAGCTCGACAAGCTTCAACGCCTGGAAGAAGGCTGGCCCTGCCATCGGCCCGGTGCAGGTCTACCTGGACCAGGCCCTGCGCCTGGACGTGAAAGAGGGGGCGAGCCTGAAGCTGAAGTCTTTGCAGGTGCTTAGTCCCGAGGACTTGCAGGCGCTCTTTCTGTACGACGTCTGCGACGCCGACCTGGACAGCATCGTTCACCTCTCTGGGTTGGAGGAGCTTTATCTGTGCGGGCCGGAACTGACCGACTCGGCGCTGCTTAGCATCTCGACCCTGGCCAACCTGAAGCGGATTTACCTGTACCAGACCCGGATTTCTGACCGCGGCCTGGTCTACCTGCAGGGGATGCAGGGGTTGCAGGGCCTGACCAGCAGCGGTAACAGCATCACCGACGAAGGGCTTGCGGTCTTCCAGCAGGCAATCCCCGGGGTGAAGACGGTGAGCTTTAAGTGGAAGAGGTGA
- a CDS encoding trans-sulfuration enzyme family protein, whose amino-acid sequence MNIATTVAQIGLERESRTGAVTVPIYQTATFRHPGLGQSTGYDYSRSGNPTRQALEEGLAKLEGASRGFAYASGMAAITSLMFLFQQGDHLVVTEDLYGGSYRLFEKLFQQFGLSFSYVDTSDVELVRQAIRPNTRALFVESLTNPLLKVADVRALSELCKANDMLCIVDNTFLTPYLLRCLDLGADITVYSGSKYLAGHNDVVCGLVAVKDATLAEKVYFHQNGAGAVLGPQDSWLTIRGIKTLGLRMDRQQKNALALAQWLERHPQVGRVYYPGLTGHPGHELMQNQCGGYGAMIAFEVTDPALVNQLLMKTQLISFAESLGGVESLITFPQVQTHADIEPEKLQRLGINHLLLRLSVGIEDKDDLIADLAQAFEGEDA is encoded by the coding sequence ATGAACATCGCAACAACCGTAGCACAGATAGGCCTGGAGCGCGAGAGCCGGACCGGCGCGGTCACCGTCCCCATCTACCAGACCGCCACCTTCCGCCACCCCGGCCTCGGACAGAGCACCGGATACGATTACAGCCGCTCCGGCAACCCCACGCGGCAGGCCCTCGAGGAAGGGCTGGCCAAGCTCGAGGGGGCCAGCCGCGGCTTCGCCTACGCCTCCGGCATGGCCGCCATCACCAGCCTCATGTTCCTTTTCCAGCAGGGTGACCACCTTGTCGTTACCGAGGACCTCTACGGCGGTAGCTACCGCCTGTTCGAGAAACTGTTCCAGCAGTTCGGCCTGAGCTTCAGCTATGTCGACACCAGCGACGTCGAGCTGGTACGACAGGCGATCCGTCCCAACACCCGCGCCCTGTTCGTGGAATCGCTCACCAACCCGCTCCTGAAGGTTGCCGACGTCCGTGCCCTCTCGGAATTGTGTAAGGCCAACGATATGCTTTGCATCGTCGACAACACCTTCCTGACACCGTACCTGTTGCGCTGCCTCGACCTCGGAGCCGACATCACCGTGTATTCGGGGAGCAAGTACCTGGCTGGCCACAACGACGTGGTCTGCGGGTTGGTGGCGGTGAAGGACGCGACCCTGGCGGAAAAGGTCTACTTCCACCAAAACGGCGCCGGCGCTGTGCTTGGCCCGCAGGATTCCTGGCTCACCATCCGCGGCATCAAAACCCTCGGCTTGCGCATGGACCGGCAACAGAAAAACGCCCTGGCCCTGGCGCAGTGGCTGGAGCGGCATCCCCAGGTCGGCCGGGTCTATTATCCCGGACTCACCGGTCACCCCGGGCACGAGCTGATGCAGAACCAGTGTGGCGGCTATGGCGCCATGATCGCCTTCGAGGTGACCGATCCGGCGCTGGTGAACCAGCTCCTGATGAAGACGCAGCTCATCTCCTTCGCCGAGAGCCTGGGCGGGGTCGAGAGCTTGATTACCTTCCCCCAGGTGCAGACCCACGCCGACATCGAGCCGGAGAAGCTGCAGCGGCTCGGCATCAACCACCTGTTGCTGCGCCTCTCGGTGGGGATCGAAGACAAGGACGACCTGATCGCCGACCTGGCGCAGGCATTTGAAGGAGAAGACGCATGA
- a CDS encoding MucR family transcriptional regulator, producing MATLVEIAAQIVASHASSTPMTSDQLIFEISKVHSALKNLEAGEPVEGVEESKPSMSVKEAFKKGEVVCMLCGKGGFKTLARHLNTAHGMKPGEYKKQFGIPGKQPLAARNYSEARRKMALDRGLADNLAKARGVRMANIEAKKAVPVKAAKPATAAKAAKPAKVAKAPKAPKAPKESAKAKVA from the coding sequence ATGGCAACTTTGGTAGAGATCGCGGCTCAGATCGTAGCGTCACACGCGTCTAGCACTCCGATGACTTCTGATCAGCTTATATTCGAAATCAGCAAAGTGCACAGCGCCCTCAAAAACCTTGAAGCTGGTGAACCTGTCGAGGGTGTAGAGGAATCGAAGCCTTCTATGAGCGTTAAAGAAGCGTTCAAGAAAGGTGAGGTTGTCTGCATGCTGTGCGGCAAAGGGGGCTTCAAGACGCTGGCGCGTCACCTGAACACCGCGCACGGTATGAAACCGGGCGAATATAAGAAGCAGTTCGGCATTCCCGGCAAGCAACCGCTGGCGGCTAGGAACTACTCCGAGGCGCGCAGGAAAATGGCGCTGGACCGTGGCTTAGCCGACAATCTCGCCAAGGCGCGCGGCGTGCGTATGGCCAACATCGAGGCCAAGAAAGCCGTTCCCGTCAAGGCAGCCAAGCCTGCCACGGCCGCGAAGGCTGCCAAGCCAGCCAAAGTTGCCAAGGCTCCTAAAGCGCCTAAGGCGCCCAAAGAAAGCGCCAAGGCCAAGGTGGCCTGA
- a CDS encoding trans-sulfuration enzyme family protein translates to MKFATELIHGLDPIDAEHGSVSHPIYLSSTFAQRSIDSFGRYDYARSGNPTREALEEAIAGLEKGAVGLAFASGIAATASTLLLFQPGDHLVVCEDVYGGTFRLLTTLFKGWGLEATFVDATDNAAIAAAIRPETRALYLETPSNPLIKITDLPAAVALAKEHGILTIVDNTFMTPYLQRPLELGCDIVVHSGTKFLNGHSDVICGFAIARDPELGQRLRFIQNAFGAVLGPQDCWLVLRGLKTLKVRMEEHQASARKIVAWLGEQKEVQRVYYPGLPDHPGYEIHTRQASGPGGVLSFELTSYDTTKRLLEGVKLAAFAVSLGGVESILSYPAKMSHAAMPPAEREARGIKDTLVRLSVGLEDPDDLIADMARFLNA, encoded by the coding sequence ATGAAATTCGCCACCGAACTGATCCACGGGCTCGATCCGATCGACGCCGAGCACGGCTCCGTCAGCCACCCCATCTACCTCTCGTCGACCTTCGCGCAGCGCTCCATCGACAGTTTCGGGCGCTACGACTACGCCCGCTCCGGCAACCCAACTCGCGAGGCGCTGGAAGAGGCGATAGCAGGGCTGGAAAAGGGAGCCGTAGGCCTGGCCTTTGCTTCGGGGATTGCGGCCACCGCATCTACCCTGCTGCTGTTCCAGCCGGGCGACCATCTGGTCGTGTGCGAGGACGTCTATGGCGGCACATTCAGACTACTCACCACCCTGTTCAAGGGGTGGGGGCTGGAGGCGACCTTTGTTGACGCGACCGACAATGCCGCCATCGCCGCGGCCATCCGCCCTGAAACCAGGGCGCTCTACCTGGAGACCCCATCCAACCCGCTGATCAAGATCACCGATCTTCCCGCGGCGGTCGCGCTGGCCAAGGAGCACGGCATCCTCACAATCGTGGACAACACCTTCATGACGCCGTACCTGCAGCGACCACTGGAGCTTGGCTGCGACATCGTGGTCCACAGCGGCACCAAGTTCCTGAACGGCCACTCCGATGTGATCTGCGGTTTCGCAATCGCCAGGGACCCGGAGTTGGGGCAGCGGCTACGTTTCATCCAGAATGCGTTCGGTGCCGTGCTCGGGCCGCAGGATTGCTGGCTGGTGCTGCGCGGGCTAAAAACCCTCAAGGTCCGCATGGAGGAACACCAGGCAAGTGCCCGAAAAATAGTGGCTTGGCTTGGGGAGCAAAAAGAGGTGCAACGGGTCTATTATCCCGGCCTGCCCGACCACCCCGGTTACGAGATCCACACCCGGCAGGCCAGCGGCCCGGGTGGCGTGCTCTCCTTCGAGCTCACCAGCTACGACACTACCAAACGCCTGCTGGAAGGGGTAAAGCTGGCAGCCTTCGCGGTGAGCCTCGGAGGCGTGGAGAGCATCCTCTCCTACCCGGCCAAGATGTCGCACGCGGCGATGCCCCCGGCCGAGCGCGAGGCGCGCGGCATCAAGGACACCCTGGTGCGCCTGTCGGTAGGGCTCGAGGACCCGGACGACCTTATCGCCGACATGGCGAGGTTTCTCAACGCCTAA